One Artemia franciscana chromosome 6, ASM3288406v1, whole genome shotgun sequence DNA window includes the following coding sequences:
- the LOC136028041 gene encoding uncharacterized protein LOC136028041 isoform X1, producing MQSDLILCDPEKSSASNFKSENHSSITYSNIQSNKTIIEGADTKIISDEQKRTEKENMELEKTRVLSEPEKSLTSNLKSGSTTINSNIQSDVFRDREKKRLRMEGTGFSTDQENRSDRLCNSKREIKPGNTRNPLKCTNMFNPIASVIENIKETGVEKQLNSDIRISNPKTLSGSHKQDLPSRLGGKDSTNIVKIRNASNSIARTIYSDKNQPKEKKIVRSESFCFLDIEDGSHHQNKATKAVMKGSPLYFPKRFPSLVKSKICSDKKKQKKQLSSRSTKYSSDKESSSKRRGRELERVVKIPICSCESRGSLNKTNNKGRSEKYKGIKMKKIRSESAQSSLVNEINPKFREGRLEGKLKDRIFRCEGGDALSKTDNKTDMAKSDNREENEEERIRLESRYIPFIPESRSNSLKEKPDSKLTNSPSKCPTGNISNGLESKTKKSKRKSWSVVNVKSSSGKEVLKIFPSLRKDTGNNKSSCVREEAQKYLLSPMPSLSSNPNQDLDSTNIVKIRNASNSIARTIHRDKDQPKEKKIIRSESFCFLDIEDGSHHQNKATKAAMKGPPMDFIAKRVPTLVKSKVCSDTKKRKKQLSSKSTKYSSDKESSSKHRGRELEHVVKDPIFSCESGGSLNKTNNKARSEKYKGIKMKKIRSESAQSSLVNEINPKFREGRLEGKLKDPIFRCESGDKIQPKEKKIIRSESFCFLDIEDGSHHQNKATKAAMKGPPLDFIAKRVPTLVKSKVCSDTKKRKKQLSSRSTKYSSDKESSSKHRGRELDHVVKDPIFSCESGGSLNKTNNKARSEKYKGIKMKKIRSESAQSSLVNEINPKFREGRLEGKLKDPIFRCESGDKIQPKEKKIIRSESFCFLDIEDGSHHQNKATKAAMKGPPLDFIAKRVPTLVKSKVCSDTKKRKKQLSSRSTKYSSDKESSSKHRGWELEHVVKNPIFSCESGGSLNKTNNKARSEKYKGIKMKKIRSESAQSSLVNEINPKFREGRLEGKLKDPIFRCESGDALSKTDNKTDMAKSDNREENEEKRIRLESRYIPFIPESRSNSLKEKPDSKLTNSPSKCPTGNISNGLESKTKKSKRKSWSVVNVKSSSGKEVQKIVLSLRKDTANNKSSCVRDEAHKYLLSPMPSLSSNPNQDLDIQKTGSDISHARFKFTSLCNDYSVAALQREEDNGDDFFTLGDVQSPDCNSLRNLRTERSESKGENDAALSDFETSKNDEPMNLPAKINSLRPHSNLKPDEPSRRDLYSPISEASSPQPSSTSLVDTTFMEQLFLKRSKLVEVIVQLKEKRLKIEEKIKASFESLERVKASKKKISKYLNDMRVAKQSNKLLEKDFKEVKKKAEGIRIEMESLSDADLIKRNSFFNRLQELQKLDSRLQEIKKEIENHQTSVLLPVSVSFQEVLIAEQMKFQNLQEKCSHLEVQRDEIKVRQENLEKQLEENKMELDKELLKQKKICSVLEKDISVAYTAEVTSPCYPRVESLFKNEETPSPDSQPTFTEACLSTLSSSSFETICSTLQMENQRECQNIKETHSTRRVESPENQLQQPSPDSRMSPSNVVSELNNLCSSGGLVKNEVISRPYVNPDAREGPMNNKTVLKLKDVKKESLFPRETKLAFKRLVSLVLRAEPEKPENIVLQKEFVVSLISMDAWPELYSQVQRTNVLYQEIPYSVFIEDLEKIQASNNPLPDSSTSVSPEATLENNNHLALHNAELAFSNSTQSLPEQASSNHLSNASNNVSGPNLSEMQHEYHRNYYQRHYNQQQNRQGFHQPNYTNNNLMFQQDSSNNPLPDSCTSVSPEATSENNNNFALHNTELFFSNSTQSLPEQASSNHLSNASSNSSGPNLSEMRYEYHRNCHQKHYIRQQNRQGFYQPNYTNGNHMLVNWLQDSSVSQNWQQNIYPSQLLDSSINNSSCLPNRSYAQAGNLNLNLHSDQGTPHFPPRSQTQARNQRMNKKMQPTVRHWHQNAFSTNLRPQYVQNHAMTRPSFLVPEPLIQNRNIDVILQGLTGVCVVCGRQAVIFCSICHLVAHLYCSEACQYHHWDIHQHYCRRRV from the exons ATGCAATCTGATCTGATTTTATGTGATCCAGAAAAGAGTTCAGCCAGCAACTTTAAATCTGAAAATCATTCCAGTATAACATATAGCAACATTCAAAGTAATAAAACTATTATTGAGGGAGCAGATACTAAAATTATAAGTGATGAGCAAAAGAGAACAGAAAAGGAAAACATGGAATTAGAAAAGACCAGAGTTTTATCTGAACCAGAAAAAAGTTTGACCAGCAACTTAAAATCTGGTTCCACCACAATTAATAGCAATATTCAAAGTGATGTATTTAGAGACAGAGAGAAGAAAAGACTGAGAATGGAAGGTACTGGTTTTTCAACTGACCAAGAAAACAGGTCAGATCGTCTTTGCAActcaaaaagagaaataaaaccaGGCAACACCCGAAACCCTCTGAAATGTACAAATATGTTCAATCCAATAGCTAGCGTAATAGAAAACATCAAGGAAACTGGTGTAGAAAAGCAACTGAATAGCGATATACGTATTTCTAATCCAAAAACACTTTCAGGGAGCCATAAACAGGATTTGCCCTCTAGGTTAGGTGGAAAAGATTCTACTAACATTGTCAAAATCAGAAATGCTTCAAACTCAATAGCTAGAACAATTTATAGTGATAAAAATcagccaaaagaaaagaaaattgtaagatcagaaagtttttgttttcttgacaTAGAAGACGGTTCACATCATCAAAACAAAGCAACAAAAGCTGTGATGAAAGGTTCGCCATTGTATTTTCCAAAACGTTTTCCAAgtttagtaaagagcaaaatttgcAGTgataaaaagaagcaaaaaaagcaGCTTAGTTCAAGAAGCACCAAATATTCATCAGACAAAGAAAGTAGTTCTAAGCGCCGTGGACGGGAACTGGAGCGTGTTGTGAAAATTCCCATTTGTAGTTGTGAAAGTAGAGGCTCtctgaataaaacaaataataaggGTAGAAGTGAAAAGTACAAgggaattaaaatgaaaaagataagATCAGAAAGTGCCCAGTCTTCATTGGTTAATGAAATTAATCCTAAGTTTCGTGAAGGAAGATTGGAGGGAAAACTAAAAGATCGCATATTTCGTTGTGAAGGTGGAGATGCACTGAGTAAAACAGATAATAAAACAGATATGGCAAAAAGTGATAATCGTGAGGAAAACGAAGAGGAAAGGATAAGATTAGAAAGCCGTTACATCCCGTTTATACCGGAAAGCAGGTCTAATTCTCTTAAAGAAAAACCAGACAGTAAGTTGACTAATTCCCCGAGCAAGTGTCCAACTGGAAATATTTCGAACGGATtagaaagtaaaacaaagaaGTCTAAAAGAAAAAGCTGGTCTGTAGTGAATGTAAAGAGTAGCTCTGGTAAAGaagtactaaaaatatttccaaGCCTAAGAAAAGATACAGGAAATAATAAAAGCTCTTGTGTAAGAGAGGAAGCACAGAAATATCTTCTTTCTCCGATGCCATCTCTTTCTAGCAATCCCAACCAAGACTTAGATTCTACCAACATTGTCAAAATCAGAAATGCTTCAAACTCAATAGCTAGAACAATTCATAGGGATAAAGATCAGccgaaagaaaagaaaattataagatcagaaagtttttgttttcttgacaTAGAAGACGGTTCACATCATCAAAACAAAGCAACAAAAGCTGCGATGAAAGGTCCGCCAATGGATTTTATTGCAAAACGTGTTCCAActttagtaaagagcaaagtttgTAGTGATACAAAGAAGCGAAAAAAGCAGCTTAGTTCAAAAAGCACCAAATATTCATCAGACAAAGAAAGTAGTTCTAAGCACCGTGGACGGGAACTGGAGCATGTTGTGAAAGATCCCATTTTTAGTTGTGAAAGTGGAGGTTCtctgaataaaacaaataataaggCTAGAAGTGAAAAGTACAAgggaattaaaatgaaaaagataagATCAGAAAGTGCTCAGTCTTCATTGGTTAATGAAATTAATCCTAAGTTTCGTGAAGGAAGATTGGAGGGAAAACTAAAAGATCCCATATTTCGTTGTGAAAGTGGAGATAAAATACAGccgaaagaaaagaaaattataagatCAGAAAGTTTTTGCTTTCTTGACATAGAAGACGGTTCACATCATCAAAACAAAGCAACAAAAGCTGCGATGAAAGGTCCGCCATTGGATTTTATTGCAAAACGTGTTCCAActttagtaaagagcaaagtttgTAGTGATACAAAGAAGCGAAAAAAGCAGCTTAGTTCAAGAAGCACCAAATATTCATCAGACAAAGAAAGTAGTTCTAAGCACCGTGGACGGGAACTGGACCATGTTGTGAAAGATCCCATTTTTAGTTGTGAAAGTGGAGGTTCtctgaataaaacaaataataaggCTAGAAGTGAAAAGTACAAgggaattaaaatgaaaaagataagATCAGAAAGTGCTCAGTCTTCATTGGTTAATGAAATTAATCCTAAGTTTCGTGAAGGAAGATTGGAGGGAAAACTAAAAGATCCCATATTTCGTTGTGAAAGTGGAGATAAAATACAGccgaaagaaaagaaaattataagatCAGAAAGTTTTTGCTTTCTTGACATAGAAGACGGTTCACATCATCAAAACAAAGCAACAAAAGCTGCTATGAAAGGTCCGCCATTGGATTTTATTGCAAAACGTGTTCCAActttagtaaagagcaaagtttgTAGTGATACAAAGAAGCGAAAAAAGCAGCTTAGTTCAAGAAGCACCAAATATTCATCAGACAAAGAAAGTAGTTCTAAGCACCGTGGATGGGAACTGGAGCATGTTGTgaaaaatcccatttttagtTGTGAAAGTGGAGGTTCtctgaataaaacaaataataaggCTAGAAGTGAAAAGTACAAgggaattaaaatgaaaaagataagATCAGAAAGTGCTCAGTCTTCATTGGTTAATGAAATTAATCCTAAGTTTCGTGAAGGAAGATTGGAGGGAAAACTAAAAGATCCCATATTTCGTTGTGAAAGTGGAGATGCACTGAGTAAAACAGATAATAAAACAGATATGGCAAAAAGTGATAATCGTGaggaaaatgaagagaaaaggATAAGACTAGAAAGCCGTTACATCCCGTTTATACCGGAAAGCAGGTCTAATTCTCTTAAAGAAAAACCAGACAGTAAGTTGACTAATTCCCCGAGCAAGTGTCCAACTGGAAATATCTCGAATGGACtagaaagtaaaacaaagaaGTCTAAAAGAAAAAGCTGGTCTGTAGTGAATGTAAAGAGTAGCTCTGGTAAAGAAGTACAAAAAATAGTTCTAAGCCTAAGAAAAGATACAGCAAATAATAAAAGCTCTTGTGTAAGAGATGAAGCACATAAATATCTTCTTTCTCCGATGCCGTCTCTTTCTAGCAATCCCAACCAAGACTTAGATATTCAGAAGACTGGATCAGACATAAGTCATGCTAGATTTAAGTTCACTTCACTTTGCAACGATTACAGCGTTGCAGCGTTACAGCGTGAAGAAGACAATGGCGATGATTTTTTCACGTTGGGTGATGTTCAGAGTCCTGATTGCAACTCTCTGAGAAACTTGAGAACTGAAAGATCAGAAAGCAAAGGTGAAAATGATGCTGCTTTAAGCGATTTTGAGACTTCAAAAAATGATGAACCAATGAACCTTCCTGCAAAAATAAACAGTTTGAGACCTCATAGTAACCTGAAACCAGATGAACCCTCAAGACGGGATCTTTACAGTCCTATTTCAGAGGCTTCTTCTCCACA ACCCAGTTCTACCTCCCTTGTTGACACTACGTTTATGGAACAATTGTTCTTGAAGCGCTCAAAGCTTGTAGAAGTCATTGTTCAGCTGAAAGAAAAAAGGTTGAAGattgaagagaaaataaaagCTTCTTTTGAATCTCTTGAGAGAGTGAAggcatcaaagaaaaaaatcagcaaatacCTGAATGATATGCGTGTAGCTAAACAGAGTAACAAACTACTCGAGAAAGACTTTAAAGAAGTTAAAAAGAAGGCTGAAGGAATTCGGATTGAAATGGAATCATTAAGTGATGCTGATCTTATcaaaagaaacagttttttcaatagACTTCAAGAACTTCAAAAATTAGATTCAAGACTTCAAGAGATCAAAAAAGAGATTGAAAATCATCAAACCAGTGTTTTATTACCTGTATCAGTTTCATTTCAAGAGGTTCTAATCGCTGAACAGatgaaatttcaaaacttaCAGGAAAAATGCAGTCACTTGGAGGTGCAGAGAGATGAGATCAAGGTCCGACAAGAAAATCTGGAGAAACAgcttgaagaaaacaaaatggaGTTGGACAAGGAATtactgaaacagaaaaaaatttgctCAGTCCTAGAGAAAGATATATCAGTTGCATATACAGCTGAAGTTACTTCTCCATGCTATCCACGTGTAGAAAGTCTGTTTAAGAACGAAGAAACCCCAAGTCCAGATTCACAGCCAACATTTACTGAAGCATGCCTTTCCACTTTGAGTAGCTCTTCTTTTGAAACTATTTGTTCCACTCTTCAAATGGAAAACCAAAGAGAATGTCAAAATATCAAGGAAACACACTCAACCCGTCGTGTGGAGTCCCCAGAGAACCAGCTGCAACAACCTAGTCCAGATTCTAGGATGTCCCCCTCAAACGTGGTATCAGAACTGAATAACTTATGTTCGTCGGGCGGGCTAGTGAAAAATGAAGTTATAAGTCGTCCTTATGTGAATCCTGACGCTAGAGAAGGTCCAATGAACAATAAAACAGTGCTGAAAttaaaagatgtaaaaaaagaaagtttatttCCGAGAGAAACAAAATTGGCATTCAAACGTTTGGTGTCCCTCGTGTTACGTGCAGAGCctgaaaaacctgaaaacatTGTGCTACAAAAGGAATTTGTGGTGTCACTAATCAGCATGGATGCTTGGCCAGAGCTTTACTCACAAGTACAACGGACGAATGTTCTCTATCAGGAAATTCCATATTCAGTATTTATTgaagatttagaaaaaattcaagcttcaaACAACCCTTTACCTGATTCATCTACCTCTGTTAGTCCTGAGGCAACTTTAGAAAATAACAATCATTTAGCCCTGCATAATGCAGAACTAGCTTTTTCAAACTCAACTCAGTCCTTGCCGGAACAAGCATCGTCTAACCATTTGTCTAATGCCTCTAATAATGTATCAGGTCCAAATTTATCAGAAATGCAGCACGAATATCACAGGAACTACTACCAGAGACATTACAATCAGCAACAAAATAGGCAAGGGTTTCATCAACCAAATTACACCAATAATAATCTCATGTTTCAGCAAGACAGTTCAAACAACCCTTTACCTGATTCATGTACCTCTGTTAGTCCTGAAGCAACTTcagaaaataacaataattttgcCCTGCATAATACggaactatttttttcaaactcaaCTCAGTCGTTGCCAGAACAAGCATCATCTAACCATTTGTCAAATGCCTCTAGTAATTCATCAGGTCCGAATTTATCAGAAATGCGGTACGAATATCACAGGAATTGCCATCAGAAACATTACATTCGACAACAAAATAGGCAAGGGTTTTATCAACCAAATTACACCAATGGTAATCACATGCTTGTGAACTGGCTTCAAGACAGTTCTGTGAGTCAGAATTGGCAGCAGAATATATACCCGTCACAGCTACTAGACAGCAGCATCAATAATTCTTCTTGTTTACCCAATAGGAGCTATGCACAAGCAGGAAACCTAAATTTAAATCTTCACAGTGATCAGGGAACACCCCATTTTCCTCCAAGAAGTCAGACACAAGCAAGGAACCAACGCATGAATAAGAAAATGCAACCAACTGTTCGTCACTGGCACCAGAATGCTTTCTCCACTAACCTACGCCCGCAATATGTTCAGAACCACGCCATGACTCGGCCTTCTTTTCTGGTACCTGAACCTCTTatacaaaatagaaatataGACGTGATTCTGCAAGGATTAACG GGTGTGTGTGTTGTATGCGGGAGGCAAGCAGTCATTTTTTGCAGTATTTGTCATTTGGTTGCTCATCTTTATTGTTCTGAAGCTTGTCAA